The following proteins are co-located in the Rattus norvegicus strain BN/NHsdMcwi chromosome 19, GRCr8, whole genome shotgun sequence genome:
- the LOC134483128 gene encoding uncharacterized protein LOC134483128 isoform X2 — translation MFSRLRKRFGRGNVDCGETRVKESGLSSQSNDGQRQHFWGMWNAGRETSSPGTELSKNQAKKEKERLIKELQLITEERNDLRDRLRFLTERSMKNRPHFRPNPYYEDLERMAEAVMSILHNLEMENTEVHENNHKLKKEITFSRNLLSQLLMENTCRKKLVPLKQESKEVHLDCALNQKYLVDFNKKDKDHQRPEPALSGLRKCKRAGIGHTPVRELPEE, via the exons atgttttcccgtcttcgcaagcgttttgggagggggaacgtcgattgtggagagactagagtgaaggagtctggcctttcgtctcaaagtaatgatggacaaagacagcacttctggggaatgtgga acgctgggagagaaacatcatcccctggcactgaactaagcaagaatcaggccaagaaggaaaaggagaggctgattaaagagctgcagctcattaccgaggagagaaatgacctgagagatcgcctgaggtttctgacagagagatccatgaagaacag gccacacttcaggccaaatccatattatgaagacctggagagaatggcgGAGgcagtcatgtcaattctgcacaacttagagatggagaacactgaggtccatgagaacaaccataagctgaagaaggagattaccttctctag aaacctgctcagccagctcctgatggagaacacatgtaggaagaagttggtcccactgaagcaggagagcaaggaggtacatcttgattgtgcactgaaccagaaatatttggttgacttcaacaagaaagataaagaccatcaacggccagaaccagcattatcag